The proteins below come from a single Triticum aestivum cultivar Chinese Spring chromosome 5D, IWGSC CS RefSeq v2.1, whole genome shotgun sequence genomic window:
- the LOC123119709 gene encoding osmotin-like protein, which yields MAKDLAFVLLVLAALAAFSSATKLTIHNLCPHPVWPLVTPNAGLPSISDNAARLDTNAILSLTFPSTFWAGRVAARTGCDDGTSPLRGCFTGDAPPSTVAQITVHDSGNLDLAAYSVSLVNGFNVPMVLSPQAGGGQCPALGCAVDLNCDCPPDNRAAEGTACRGPAGYFKNRCPLTRTTSTDVEPVPQSCRAPGELKIVLCQSSMLQRGASAAEDTDMVIRTVVADN from the coding sequence ATGGCCAAGGatctcgccttcgtcctcctcgtccttgccgcgctAGCCGCCTTCTCGTCGGCGACCAAGCTGACAATCCACAACCTCTGCCCGCACCCGGTCTGGCCGCTCGTCACCCCCAACGCCGGCCTCCCCTCCATCTCCGACAACGCCGCGCGCCTCGACACCAACGCGATTCTCTCCCTCACCTTCCCGTCCACCTTCTGGGCAGGTCGCGTCGCGGCCCGCACCGGCTGCGACGACGGCACGTCACCACTGCGCGGGTGCTTCACGGGCGACGCGCCGCCGTCCACCGTCGCGCAGATCACGGTCCACGACAGCGGGAACCTGGACCTCGCCGCGTACAGCGTCAGCCTCGTAAACGGGTTCAACGTGCCGATGGTGTTGAGTCCGCAGGCCGGCGGTGGGCAGTGTCCGGCGCTCGGCTGCGCCGTGGACCTCAACTGCGACTGCCCTCCGGACAACCGGGCCGCCGAAGGCACCGCGTGCCGCGGGCCCGCCGGGTACTTCAAGAACCGTTGCCCGCTCACGAGGACGACGTCGACCGACGTGGAGCCCGTGCCGCAGAGCTGCCGCGCGCCCGGGGAGCTCAAGATCGTCCTCTGCCAGTCGTCCATGCTCCAGCGCGGCGCCTCGGCGGCGGAGGACACCGACATGGTCATCCGCACTGTCGTCGCCGACAACTAG